The DNA sequence TGAGTCTGCTTCAATTGTTTTTCTGTTTCTTCCGGATATACCGTCCGGAATTTGTGATGATCTGCAGGGATGATTTCAATCATCTTTTGGATCATATCTTCAGGATCGAACTGATCTTCCAGCCCTTTCTGCTGTTCCAGGATGTCTTCTTTACGGGTGAAGTTCTTTTCGTCGTCGAACCACTTCCAGATTTCTTCCCCGGCCCGCTTATTAAATCCTGTTTCGAATGCGCCTGGATTGATGGTTGCGACCTTCACCCCGAACTCTTCAAGCTCGGATTTCATGGTTTGGGCAATCCCTTCGATGGCATGCTTGGTGGATGTATAAGGACCGACATAAGGTGTTGCGGAAATCCCTGCCATGGAGCTCATGAACACGATTTTTCCGCTGCCTTTTTTCACAAGCTTTTGCGCGGCCAATTGAACCGTTTCAAGGGTGGCAAAGACGTTCACTTCGAAGAGCGCGCGAAAACGGTCCATCGGCACTTCCGCAAGCGGCCCCCCTTCATTGATGGCTGCATTGGCCACAAATACATCAAAATCATATTGCAATATCTGCTCGCGGTCCCTCTCATTCTTAATATCCAGCTTGAATACCTCTATATCCAATCCCCGTTTTTCCGCTTCTCTCATCAAGTCGGTTTTCTGCGAAGTCAGCTCAGTCGTTGCGATAACGCGATGCCCTTTCTTAGCAAGGCCAAGTGACGCTCCTTTCCCGAGACCGCTTCCTGCACCTGTGATGAAAATCGTTTTACCCATTCTGCAAGTCCTCCTTGGAAATCTATTTTAGTATAATCTTCCCTTTACCTGGATCAGTAAACTTTTCCCCATATAAAGGGACCCCTTTACGCGGAAGGCACCTTCATCGAAAGTCCACATAGTTGCTATCTTTTTGCAGAATACTATAATAGGAGAAAAACAACGAGGTGAAGAACGTGAAAATTGGTCTGATCGGATTAGGAGATATCGCAAAGAAAGCCTATCTGCCTGTTCTCTCTGAAAAAGAAGGAATAGAGCTGGTGCTTTGCACGCGAAAAGCAGAAACGCTTGAAAAGCTAGGAGACAAATACCGTATAGAAAAAAGAGTCCAGACGGTCGATGAATTGATTGCCGAAAACATTGACGCAGCTTTCGTCAGTACAGCAACAGAGGCACATTTTGAGATATCGGAAAAACTTCTTGAAAACGGCATCCATGTGTACATAGACAAGCCTATTTCCTTGAACTACCCGGAAACGGAACGCATTGTTCAATTGGCGAAAGACACCGGGAAGATTGCCATGGTCGGATTCAACCGGCGCTTCATTCCTAAGGTGAAAGAACTGAAAGAGTACGGGAAACCAAGCTTCCTGTTGATGCAGAAAAATCGATTCGCTGCACCGGACGAGCCAAGGAGGTTTGTCGTCGAAGACTTCATCCACGTCGTCGACACCCTGCGTTTCCTGATGGATTCAGAAGTAAAGGATGTCAAAGTTCAGTCCCTTAAAAAAGGAGATCTCCTGCATCACCTCGTCATTCAGCTCATCGGTGAGGACTGTACGGCTGTCGGCATCATGAACCGGGACGGCGGCGTGACCGAAGAAATCATCGAATACTCTGCTGGAAATCATAAGTATGTCGTGGACAGCCTTGTGGAAACGACCCATTACCATAACAAAGAAACAAGCACTTACTCCTTTGGGGACTGGGAGCCGACATTGTACAAACGCGGATTCTATGACCTCGTCGACCACTTCCTTGAATGCGTGGAAACAAATCAAGAGCCCGATCCTTCCATCAGTGACTCATTGATCACACATGAAATATGCGAAAGAATAGTTGAAATGATCGAATAGCATCAAAGTAATAGGGATGGACCTTTCGAGGTTTGTCCCTCTTCTTTTCCCTCCTAGCCCATCCAAATGTTACTGCCAGCTGAAAAAGGGAACAATT is a window from the Falsibacillus pallidus genome containing:
- a CDS encoding SDR family oxidoreductase, producing the protein MGKTIFITGAGSGLGKGASLGLAKKGHRVIATTELTSQKTDLMREAEKRGLDIEVFKLDIKNERDREQILQYDFDVFVANAAINEGGPLAEVPMDRFRALFEVNVFATLETVQLAAQKLVKKGSGKIVFMSSMAGISATPYVGPYTSTKHAIEGIAQTMKSELEEFGVKVATINPGAFETGFNKRAGEEIWKWFDDEKNFTRKEDILEQQKGLEDQFDPEDMIQKMIEIIPADHHKFRTVYPEETEKQLKQTQKERWEMEI
- a CDS encoding Gfo/Idh/MocA family protein, with product MKNVKIGLIGLGDIAKKAYLPVLSEKEGIELVLCTRKAETLEKLGDKYRIEKRVQTVDELIAENIDAAFVSTATEAHFEISEKLLENGIHVYIDKPISLNYPETERIVQLAKDTGKIAMVGFNRRFIPKVKELKEYGKPSFLLMQKNRFAAPDEPRRFVVEDFIHVVDTLRFLMDSEVKDVKVQSLKKGDLLHHLVIQLIGEDCTAVGIMNRDGGVTEEIIEYSAGNHKYVVDSLVETTHYHNKETSTYSFGDWEPTLYKRGFYDLVDHFLECVETNQEPDPSISDSLITHEICERIVEMIE